One Leptolyngbya sp. 'hensonii' DNA window includes the following coding sequences:
- a CDS encoding DUF4079 domain-containing protein, whose amino-acid sequence MEFRDFLSLIHPALAVSFVFPLIGIVVYYALQTRQRRLQTAAQGKSRIPIGVGNEHLKLGRWLTGSVVGIALIGLAHPIFKTLLETEAFTKTPAKAFFIVLMFILTIASLVLLYRAHSRVWRGVFGFLSGAGLVILGCQDGVYRLTEEWYWSHYYFGMAAALLMIFSLAIVPDIYQDRSNRWRIIHTVLNTIALLLFIGQGMTGTRDLLEIPLGWQEPYLYQCNFDKTSPEYRTCPNLTPPPKS is encoded by the coding sequence ATGGAATTCAGAGATTTTCTTAGCCTGATTCATCCTGCCCTTGCCGTTTCTTTTGTGTTTCCCCTGATTGGAATCGTTGTCTATTATGCACTTCAGACTCGCCAGCGCCGTTTGCAAACGGCTGCACAGGGAAAGAGTCGTATTCCGATCGGCGTCGGGAATGAACACCTGAAACTGGGACGCTGGTTAACCGGATCCGTCGTTGGCATTGCCCTCATTGGGCTGGCTCATCCCATTTTCAAAACACTTCTGGAGACGGAAGCGTTCACCAAAACTCCTGCTAAAGCTTTCTTCATTGTCTTGATGTTCATCTTGACGATCGCGTCTCTGGTACTTCTGTACAGAGCTCATAGCCGGGTCTGGCGGGGGGTTTTTGGCTTCCTCTCTGGAGCAGGGTTGGTTATTCTGGGCTGTCAGGATGGGGTGTATCGGCTCACAGAAGAATGGTACTGGTCCCACTATTACTTTGGGATGGCTGCTGCCCTATTGATGATTTTTTCACTGGCGATCGTTCCTGATATTTACCAGGATCGCTCTAACCGGTGGCGGATCATCCACACGGTCTTGAATACGATCGCTCTCTTGTTATTCATTGGCCAGGGCATGACCGGCACCCGGGATTTGTTAGAGATCCCGTTAGGATGGCAGGAACCTTACCTTTACCAGTGCAATTTTGACAAAACCTCACCCGAATATCGAACCTGCCCTAATTTGACGCCACCGCCCAAATCGTAA
- a CDS encoding iron-sulfur cluster assembly accessory protein — MIHLSKTAIKEVMRLKSRNVESDAFFRVSVQVGGCLGLSYTMQFVESAAPDDRLHNAEGIQIAIDAQSFSYLDGLTLDYSEDLMGGAFRFHNPNAAKHCDCGGSFSIVAETSPTP; from the coding sequence ATGATTCATTTAAGTAAAACTGCAATTAAAGAAGTCATGCGTCTGAAGTCTCGCAATGTAGAGTCAGACGCATTTTTCCGTGTCAGTGTTCAGGTTGGGGGCTGCTTAGGGCTTTCCTATACAATGCAGTTTGTTGAATCTGCTGCTCCCGACGATCGGCTCCACAATGCTGAGGGGATTCAGATTGCGATTGACGCTCAAAGTTTCTCCTATCTGGATGGTTTGACCCTGGACTACTCCGAAGATCTGATGGGGGGAGCCTTTCGGTTCCACAATCCAAACGCTGCCAAACATTGCGATTGTGGGGGATCATTTAGTATTGTCGCGGAAACCTCACCCACGCCCTAG
- a CDS encoding phosphomannose isomerase type II C-terminal cupin domain — MPSLPLGAARGVAATELRPWGSFTVLEEGRGYKIKRIEVKPGHRLSLQMHHHRSEHWIVVSGTARVTCDDKEVIVFSNQSTYVPQGTKHRLENPGVIPLVLIEVQNGEYLGEDDIIRFQDDYARAQ; from the coding sequence CTGCCGTCCCTACCTCTGGGTGCTGCCAGAGGAGTTGCGGCGACAGAATTGAGGCCGTGGGGCTCTTTCACGGTTTTGGAAGAGGGACGGGGTTACAAAATTAAGCGGATTGAAGTGAAGCCTGGCCATCGTCTGAGCCTGCAGATGCACCACCATCGCAGTGAACATTGGATTGTTGTCTCTGGTACAGCCCGGGTGACCTGTGATGATAAAGAGGTGATTGTCTTTAGCAATCAGTCAACCTATGTTCCCCAAGGCACCAAACATCGCCTGGAAAATCCTGGTGTTATTCCCCTGGTTTTGATTGAAGTTCAAAACGGCGAGTATTTAGGGGAAGATGATATCATCCGCTTTCAGGATGATTACGCTCGCGCCCAGTAG
- a CDS encoding phosphodiester glycosidase family protein: MASSSPQSDRRSSLAQGPSQSGTALLRRGNQVVINGRPQAVPWVQWGKVAQADQVNTAIADFGLAQFLGLELLNTRDFRQQPVKWFSPPLPLAVQWSPPYRFLDATALLRQTGWDIQAEGETLRLTLVPPGLTNVSWGLQPSGDRVVLDLERPAPWQLDWQGGEAVITLAATASPELLQRLAPSLEGIARDALQHSPAPQVESGNGQTIVRVKVPTGLYPTLTTLANPPRLVIDTRPLPLPPRDIAWAPGLRWQQKTLRVGEMDYPVIWLALNLRQPGLTVKPFWTDTETLVGTGPLLTTAQRQQAIAAINGGFFNRNTQLPLGVIRRDGRWVSGPILNRGAIGWTQTGAIWIGRFSLQETLTTADGKQFPVLTLNSGYVQAGISRYTLEWGTTYTPIVNDEILIGIQNQQVIGYAQGGPAGQTAFPIPPDGYLLTLRSNKSAVDAFPIGSLVKLESRPEPEDVLRFPQILGAGPLLIQNRQIVLDPKLEKFSDAFSRESAVRSAIGRTVSGELLLVAVQSQPYQAGPTLTEMARMMEQLGAVDALNLDGGSSTSLYLGGWLLNRSPQSVARVHNGIGVFWQPPPK, from the coding sequence ATGGCGTCATCCTCTCCCCAATCTGATCGTCGATCTTCCCTGGCTCAGGGGCCATCTCAGTCAGGGACGGCCTTGTTGCGTCGAGGAAATCAGGTGGTGATCAATGGTCGGCCTCAGGCTGTCCCCTGGGTACAGTGGGGTAAGGTTGCCCAGGCGGATCAGGTGAATACGGCGATCGCGGATTTCGGTCTGGCCCAATTCCTGGGCCTGGAACTGCTCAACACCAGAGACTTCCGCCAACAGCCAGTGAAATGGTTTTCCCCACCCCTGCCCTTGGCGGTGCAGTGGTCTCCCCCTTACCGATTTCTGGATGCCACAGCGTTACTGCGGCAGACGGGCTGGGACATTCAAGCTGAGGGGGAAACTCTGCGGTTGACCCTCGTTCCTCCAGGTCTGACCAACGTTAGCTGGGGATTGCAGCCGTCGGGCGATCGGGTAGTCCTGGACCTGGAGCGGCCTGCCCCCTGGCAACTGGATTGGCAAGGGGGAGAGGCTGTGATTACCCTGGCTGCTACAGCCAGTCCAGAGTTGTTGCAACGATTGGCCCCTAGCCTGGAGGGAATTGCCCGAGATGCCTTGCAGCACAGTCCGGCTCCTCAGGTTGAATCGGGCAATGGGCAGACGATCGTGCGGGTCAAAGTTCCGACGGGCTTGTATCCCACCCTGACGACCCTGGCTAATCCTCCCCGGCTGGTGATTGATACCCGTCCATTGCCCCTGCCGCCCCGGGATATTGCCTGGGCTCCAGGTCTACGGTGGCAGCAGAAAACCCTGCGTGTCGGGGAAATGGATTACCCAGTCATTTGGCTGGCCCTCAATCTGCGCCAACCTGGGCTAACGGTGAAGCCCTTCTGGACCGATACCGAGACCCTGGTTGGAACGGGTCCCCTACTGACCACCGCTCAACGTCAGCAGGCGATCGCTGCCATTAACGGCGGATTTTTCAACCGTAACACCCAACTGCCCCTGGGGGTGATTCGTCGGGATGGTCGTTGGGTGTCTGGCCCCATCCTTAACCGGGGGGCGATCGGTTGGACTCAGACTGGGGCAATCTGGATCGGTCGCTTCAGTTTGCAGGAAACACTCACGACCGCAGATGGTAAACAGTTTCCAGTCCTGACTTTGAATAGTGGCTATGTCCAGGCTGGTATCTCTCGCTATACCTTAGAGTGGGGCACCACCTATACCCCGATTGTCAATGACGAGATTTTGATCGGGATTCAAAACCAGCAGGTGATTGGCTATGCCCAGGGCGGGCCAGCCGGACAGACGGCCTTTCCGATTCCTCCTGATGGATATCTGCTTACCCTGCGCTCGAATAAGAGCGCGGTGGATGCCTTTCCGATCGGGAGTCTGGTCAAGCTGGAGAGTCGTCCAGAACCGGAAGATGTCCTGCGCTTTCCGCAGATTTTGGGGGCAGGTCCATTGTTGATCCAGAACCGTCAGATTGTCCTGGACCCTAAGTTAGAGAAGTTTAGTGATGCCTTCAGTCGAGAATCTGCAGTTCGCAGTGCGATCGGTCGGACTGTATCGGGGGAACTCTTACTGGTAGCGGTTCAAAGTCAGCCCTATCAGGCAGGGCCAACCCTGACTGAGATGGCCCGCATGATGGAACAGTTGGGGGCGGTGGATGCCCTGAACCTGGATGGTGGCAGTTCCACCAGTCTCTATTTGGGCGGGTGGTTACTGAATCGCTCTCCCCAATCGGTAGCCCGGGTTCATAATGGCATTGGGGTTTTCTGGCAGCCCCCCCCCAAGTAG